TGATATGTTTGCAGATGCTGCTGTTTATGCTACTGCAATTTATGCCGTTGGTAAAAGCGATCAATTGAAACTCAAAGCTGCACACCTGTCTGGTTGGTTACAGGTGTTGTTAGGCTTAGGTGCGTTATTAGAGGTCTTGAGGCGATTTATTTATGGCAGTGATCCAGTTTCAACTCTAATGATTGGAATGGGATTGATTGCTTTAGTGGCCAATGTGACATGTTTAATGTTAATAGCAAAGAAAAAAGATTCCGGTGCTCACATGAAAGCCAGCTGGATATTTTCAGCCAATGATGTCATAGCCAATACTGGCGTAATTTTAGCTGGCGTGCTGGTGATGATAACAGGTTCTGCCTTACCCGATTTAATCATTGGTTTAGTCATCGTTGCTTTTGTATTAAATGGTGCCAGGCGAATCTTGCAAATCAAGTCCTGAAGCATGAACTGTAACTAACTTGAACAAACTGATAGAATATAGGTCTTAAATAAAAATGACACAAAGACACTTAAATTTAATGCGTTTTAAACCAATCATATTTCTGTTTGTAATGGCTGTATCTTTTCAGTCCATTGCTGCTGTGTCTGATGTTCACCAATCACACCAATCAGGTGCTGAGCATTTAGAGTTTGAACATGAGCATGAAGGTGATGCCAATTTAACGCCTCAAAAAGAATTGAGTTCATTTGACTGTCATCATTGCTGTCATTGTCATGGAGTTTCTTGTCATTATTTAGACAACAAACAGATTGGCTATACGTCTTTCTTTGGAACTTCAGGTTTGATAGAAAGTAGTACCTTATTTACATCCAGAACCTCACCTCCCAATTTCCGACCTCCGATTGTATAAAGATTAATCGTGTAATTTAACCAAACGATTTATTGTTTGGTAGATTTTATTAATTTTAACAATTGGAAACCTTATGAATAACAAACCGATTAGGTGCTTGATATTGCTTTGCCTTGTGGCAATTGCTGCATCGGGTACAGTTGTTGCCAAAGAAAATAAAGTAAACATTTCTTGGTTAACAGCACAAATAAAAAAACACCCCCAAGTAAAGGCTGCTAAAGAAGTCTTAAATGCTCAATTGTATGAGGCTGATGGCTTAGATAAAGCTCTGTACAACCCTGAACTTTCTTCAGATTTTGGCAAAGAGGGGGCTGAAAAGACTTATACCTTGGGTATTAATCAGACCATAGATTTTACCAATAAAAGGAAATCAAAAAGACAACAAGCTGTCTTTGCTCGCATCAGCGCACAAAAGAATTACGAACTGTTGTTACAGGATAAAATGGCTCAAGCACTTAATGCTTTAGTTACATGGGAAGCAAATTTAAAGCGCTCTGAGTTGGTGGGCCAACAAGAAAAACAAATAGAAGATTTATTAGAAATAATAAAGCGACGCATAAATAGTGGTGACTTAGGTGAGCTTGATGCTGAACTGACTTACCTTAGTCTTTCTAAACTTTTTGGTGAAACAGCTCGAATGCAAGCTCAACTCAGGCGTGCTGAAGCTGATCTCAAAGAGCTGTTACCAGATTGGCAGAACAACACTGTTGACATTCCTCTAAATAATTGGGATACAAATACTCAACGAAATTATGATGATCTAATTGATCAACATCCTATGGTGCAAGTAGCTAAATCGCAATGGGAAGTGGCAATGTTAACAGCTGAAGTCGCAAAGAAAGAGAAAAAAGCAGATCCTACAATTGGGTTAGAAGCTGGAAAACTTGGTAGCGAAGATGTGTTGTCTCTTACTTTTTCTATGCCGTTATATTTTCGCAACAATTTCAGCTCACAATACAAAGCTGCAAACCAACAAGCCAACGCTGCTGAATCCAATTATCTTGCTGCAATTAGAAAACAACAGTTTGCAATAGAGGCTTCAAAATTAGCATTGAATGAATATCGAAATCGCTATCAAAAATGGCAAACTTTAATGCACGGCCGCGCTGAAAACAGTGAAAGTTTATTACAAAAACAATGGAATGTCGGTGACATCAGCACCACCCAATACCTATTGACATTACAACAAAGAACCGAAGGCTTGTTAGCAGGAATTGAACTGGAACAGGAGTATCAATTCGCTCTGATTCAATTATTACTAGATACTGCGCAACTTTATTCAACTCAAGAAACAACTGAGATATCAAAATGAACAATATATTTAAAATAGCTGTATTCAGCTTATTAGCAATGCTATCGATGAAACCTGGTTATATACAAGCACAACAACATAATCACGAACAAAGCTCAAGTAAAGATCATAATCAAGAAAAAGAGCATATTCATGATGAGGCTGAAACCGATGAACATGAAGGTGAACACGAAGATGAACACGGAGATGAACACGAAGATGAACACGGAGATGAACACGGAGATGAACACGGAGATGAACATGGGGATGAACACGGAGATGAACATGGGGATGAAGCTAGTAGTGTTACATTAACTAAAGAACAGCAAAGACTAGTAAACATCAAAATTGAATCTCTTAGCTTACGAAATCTTGATTACAATATTTACGCTCCAGGTGAAATCCAAGCCAACGGCTATACTAGTTATTTGGTATCACCTCGTGTTGATTCAGTAGTAATGAAACGTCATAAGGCTTTAGGTGATCATATTCAAAAAGGTGATGAACTTGTAACATTGTTTAGTGAATCAGTTGCTGAAGCTCAAGCCACTCTAAAAATAGCATCAGCTGAATGGCAAAGAGTTAGCCAACTAGGACGAAAAGTCGTTGGTGATAACCGCTATATCACTACTAAAAACGACTATGAACTTGCCAAAGCACGTTTAATGGCATTTGGCTTATCTGGAAAATTGATCAATCAATCAACAAGCTCTCTTGGTGAATACACATTGAATGCAAAAATTGATGGTGCTATTTTGTCTGATGATTTCCAACAAGGACAAAGGGTTGAAGCCGGTCATGCATTAATGTTAGTCAGTGACGAATCACAATTATGGGTCGAGGCCAGAGTTCAAGCATCAGTGCAATTAAATTTGCCGGTAGGAACATTAGCACAAGTCAAGGTCGGTGATCGATTTTATCCAGCAGAAGTTTCTCAAGAAGCTCATACCATTGATGAAAATACACGTACACGTGTAATACGTTTGTTAATTAATAATCCAAAAGATTCTTTACACCCTGGTGAGTTTGCTGATGTTTATTTTAACGTATCAACTAAAAAGGCTGTTACTGCTGTTCCAGAAAATGCCTTAATGCGTACAGCAGATGGTGATTGGGCCGTTTTTGTTGAAACCGAAAGAAACCAATTTGCAGCTCAAGAAGTTGAATTGGGACGTGTTTTAGGTGATTTTTATGAAATATTTGGCTTGGATGTTGGCACAAAAGTTGTGACTCAAGGTGCTTTCTTTGTAGCCTCAGAATCTGCTAAAGGCGGATTTGATCCGCATAATCATTAACCTTTCTTCGTCATTTCTGTGAAAGCAGGAATCAAATAGAACAAGAAATTTAACGGAGAAAAAATATGTTAAATAAAATAATAGATTGGTCGGTTAAAAATCGACTATTAGTGGTATTGGCTCTGATTGGAATGCTAGCATTTGCTGCATCATTTATCCCAAGGCTAAATTTAGATGCTTTTCCTGATGTGACTAATATTCAGGTTTCAATTAATACTGAGGCACCAGGGTTAGCATCAGAAGAAGTCGAGCAATTAATAACCTTTCCCATTGAGGCGGTGATGTATGCCTTACCAGATGTTCAGGAGGTTCGTTCAATCTCAAAAACTGGTTTATCGGGAATTACAGTTGTCTTTAAAGAAGGTACTGATATCTACTTCGCCAGACAACTAGTATTTGAACGTTTACAATCTGCCAAAGAATTAATACCTGAGGGCGTAGGTACACCTGAAATGGGACCCAATACATCTGGTTTAGGTCAAGTTTATCAATACTACCTCAAAGCTGATGAGGATTCAAATATAGGTATCATGGAACTACGTTCCTTGAATGACTGGGTGGTAAAACTTCTGTTAATGCCTGTAGATGGTGTGACAGATGTCTTGTCATTTGGTGGACAAGTAAAACAATATCAAGTTAACCTGAATCCGTCACGCTTATTATCCTATGGATTAACGCAAAAAGAAGTCATAGATGCATTAGAAGATAACAACACCAATGCTGGTGGCTGGTATATGGATCGTGGTCAAGAACAGTTAGTTATTCGAGGGGTAGGATGGTTGAGTTCTGGTGATGATGGTTTAAGTGAATTAAAACAAGTCCCATTGAAAACAGTTGATGGAACAGTAGTCACAGTGGCTGATGTATCATCTGTTGAGTTTGGAAGCGAAATTCGTCAAGGTGCTGTTACCTTCACTGAACGTACCAAAAATAATGGTTCTCAACATTTTGGAGAGGTAGTTTCAGGCATTATCTTAAAGCGCATGGGAGCCAATACAAAGGTAACCATCGATGGGATTAAAGATCGTATCCCTTTAATTCAACAAGCTTTACCAGAAGGAGTGACATTTGAACAAATATATGATCAGTCGGACTTGATTGAAAAAGCAGTATCAACAGTTTCAAAAGCATTAACCCAAGCATTTATCTTTATAGTTATTGTTTTGGTATTGTTTTTACTCAACGTCCGTTCTGTTATGTTAGTTCTAATTTCAATACCATTATCTGTGGGTATGGCATTAACAGTTATGTCTTATAACGGGCTATCTGCTAACCTTATGTCATTAGGAGGTTTAGCTGTTGCTATAGGAATGATGGTAGATGGTTCAGTAGTCATGATGGAGAATATATTCAAACATTTAACCCACCAGGATGATTATCATGATGAGCAAAATACTAAATCTGAGTCAAATGAGAATACAGCATTAATCCAGTCTAACAACAATGCAACCGTTGCTTTACGCATACAGTTAGCTGCCAGGGAAGTAGCAAAACCTATTTTCTATGCAGTATCTATAATCATGGTTGTTTTTGCACCATTATTTAGTTTAGAAGGTGTTGAAGGAAAGTTATTCCAACCAATGGCGGTGAGTATTATGATCGCAATGGCTGCATCTTTTCTAATATCAATCATTGTGGTTCCAGCATTGGCCAGTTATTTTTTTAGAAAAGAAGTAAAAACTAAGACTAGTCCTATTATCAAAGTTTTAGAAAAGGCCTATCGATTTGTACTTGAAAAGGCCATGAAAATTAAATTTGTTACTATTGCAATTGCAGTTGTATTGCTCATATCTACGCTGCTATTACTATCCCGATTGGGAACTGAATTTGTTCCTGAATTAGAAGAGGGCACTATTAATCTACGCGTCACATTAGCTCCATCTGCTAGTTTAGATACAGCAATAGAAGTTGCTCCAAAATTAGAAAAAATGATCTTGGAGTTCCCTGAAGTAACCTATGCCATGAGTCGAATTGGGCGTGCTGAAATTGGTGGTGATCCTGAGCCAGTGAGTAATATTGAAATATACATTGGACTTAAACCAGTTAGTGAATGGAGTAGTGCAGATAGTAGACAAGACTTACAATTGTTAATGGAAAAAAGATTAGAATCAATTCCAGGTTTATTATTTAACTTTTCTCAACCCATAGCTACCAGAGTCGATGAATTGTTATCAGGTGTGAAAGCTCAACTGGCAATGAAGTTATTTGGTTCAGATCTTGATGTATTGGCAAGTAAAGGCCAAGAAATCGTCAATGCAGTTCAATCTGTGAATGGTGCACGAGATGTGGCAATGGAACCAATTGCAGGTGAATCACAACTAGTAGTCAAACCCAATCGTAGACAATTATCTCGCTATGGTTTGTCAGTTGGTGATTTAATGAAAGTGGTCAGAGATGGTATCGGTGGTAGAGGTGCTGGTCAAATTATTAATGGTAATGAACGCTATGATATATATGTACGTCTAGGTGCTCAATTCCGTAAAAATCAATTTTCAATAGCTGACCTTAGGTTACAATCTCCAACTGGTGCATGGGTACGGTTAGGAGAAGTGGCAGACATTAGTATTGATTCTGGTCCACCACAAGTTAGAAGAGATGATGTCCAGCGCAGAGTGGTTATTCAAGCAAATGTGCAAGGCCGTGATATGGGCTCTGTAGTAAAAGACATTCGTGCAGCTATTTCCAGCCAAGTAGATTTACCTACAGGCTATACAGTTGATATAGGTGGGCAATTTGAAAATCAAGAACGAGCTCAAAAAAGATTGATGATCGTTGTACCAATATCTATCGGCCTTATAGCTTTATTGCTTTATTTTGCTTTTAATTCAGTTGGCCAAGCGGCTCTAATTTTAGTTAATTTACCCCTAGCTATGATAGGTGGAATATTTGCCTTGTGGGTTTCAGGTCAATATTTATCAGTTCCAAGCTCAATAGGTTTTATTACACTTTTTGGTGTTGCCGTACTTAATGGAGTTGTTATGGTTGAAGCCATTAATTTGCGAATTAAAAATACTAAGGAGAAATTAAGCAAAGCCATTTTTGATGGTGCAGTTTCAAGACTAAGACCTGTTTTAATGACGGCTATAACTTCAGCCTTAGGTTTAATTCCTATGTTAATGTCAGATGGTATTGGTTCTGAAATTCAACGACCATTAGCAACTGTTATTGTCGGTGGTTTAGTAACAGCTACATTCTTAACTTTATTTGTTTTACCTGTTTTATTTGCTTGGTTTTCAAAAGGAAAAATCAAACAATTAAAACAGCATCAGTAATTAAGGAGAATAAAATTGAAAAATCAAATAGAACATTCATCTCATGATCACTCAACTCATGAAGGACATAATCATGATAATAATGGAGGGAATTATATTCCCTCAATTGTTTCTCTTTCACTACTGCTATTAGGTTTAGCATTTGAACACATATTCAAATTTAGCTTTTTTCAAGGTTGGGTTATGGTTACTTGGTACATCGCAGCCTATTTACCAGTGGCTCTCCCAGTAATAAAAGAAACTATCAAGGCACTCAAGAAAGGAGAGGTTTTTACAGAGTTTTTCCTCATGAGTGTTGCAACCATTGGTGCCATGTTTATTGGGCAATATCCAGAAGGGGTTGCAGTGATGCTGTTTTATGCTATAGGGGAGTTGTTTCAAAACGCTGCTGTTAATCGGGCCAAGAAAAACATCACAGCTTTACTGGATGTGAGGCCTAAAACTGCGCATGTGCTTATAAATAGCAACTATGAGACAGTTAATCCTGAATCTGTCAAGGTTGGAGATAGCATTCAAGTTAAGGTGGGTGAGAAAGTACCTCTTGATGGAAAGTTAATTTCTGATAAGGCCAGCTTGAATGCAGCTGCAATTACTGGCGAGAGTAAACCACAAAGTTTAACAAAAGCTGAAAATGTTCTGGCAGGTTCAATTAATCTTGAGTCAGTTATTGAGGTTGAGGTTGAAAAGCTATACAACGATTCATCTGTTGCCAAAATACTTAATCTGGTTCAAAACGCAACCGCTAAAAAAGCCAAGACAGAATTATTGATCAGACGGCTTGCTAAGATCTACACGCCAATTGTTGTTTATTTGGCCATTGCAATCTGCATTCTTCCTTACTTCTTTGTTGAAACCTATCAGTTTCAGGACTGGCTATACAGGGCATTGGTATTCTTAGTGATTTCCTGTCCATGTGCATTGGTGATATCTATACCACTTGGGTACTTTGGCGGGCTGGGAGCAGCTTCTAAAAATGGCATTCTGTTTAAAGGTGCCACTTTCATGGACACCTTGACGCAAGTAAATACATTAGTCATGGACAAAACAGGAACAGTGACCAAAGGAACATTCAAAGTCAAACAGATCAGTATCTCAAATGATATGACTGAGGATGAATTCATGAGTTATGTTTTGTCGCTTGAAAAAACATCAACCCATCCAATTGCCAAAGCCATCATGCAATATGAAAATACCGGTGATATTTTTGATGCCAATGATGTTAATGAAATAGCTGGTAAAGGGCTTAAAGGAGTTGTGAAGAATAAGACAGTGTTAGCCGGCAATAAAAAATTGCTGGATCAATTTAACATCAAAACACCTGGTGATATTGAATCCATAGTTGATAGTATTGTTTTGGTTGCAATTGATGGTGATTATGCAGGCTTTGTAACCATATCGGATGAATTAAAAGAAGATGCCAATCAAACTATTTTGGCAATCAGGAATTTAGGCATCAATGAAATTGTCATGCTTTCAGGTGACAAAGATTCAATCACACAAAAAATTGCTGGCGAATTATCAATCAGTCAAGCCAGAGGTGGCTTACTTCCTGAGGATAAATTAAATCATGTAGAAAAGCTCAAAGAAGATTCAACAAAGGTCATTGCATTCATGGGTGATGGGATTAACGATGCACCGGTGTTAGCAGCCAGTCACTTAGGTATCGCTATGGGGGCCAATGGCAGCGATGTGGCTATAGAAACAGCTGACATGATCATTCAGACAGACCAACCCTCAAAATTTGTCACGGGCTTTAATATCAGTAAATCCACTCAAGGAGTCATCTGGCAGAATATCATTCTGGCATTTGGTGTAAAAGTGCTTGTATTGATATTGGGTGCAGCTGGTTTGGCAACATTGTGGCAAGCCGTTTTTGCTGATGTTGGTGTGGCATTATTGGCAATACTAAATGCAGTCAGACTACAGAAGATGAAGTGGTAATTTTCAGCACTGAAAAGCCGTCTTTGGGCGGCTTGTTATTAACATAATAGTCAATAATTTAAAAAGCTGTTGACTCTATAGTAACTATAGATACTAAAATACGAATAGTTATCATTACCAAATTAAAACTGAGTTATAAATGTCAAAAATAAACAACATAATTGATTTTCAAAAATACCATCAAAAAAGAATCTTAAATTTTAATCCAGCATTATTCTTCATTTTTTTATTACTCTGTTTTAGCAAATCAGCTTTTTCAAATACACCTTTGAACGAAATACGACAAATGATTCAGCTAGCTGAATACATTGGAGTCGATTACACCGAAGCTGTTAAAAATGGAACTGTTGCTAGTGATGAAGAATATCTGGAAATGGTTGAGTTTTCTTCATTATTGGTCGAAAAAAGTCATAAATATTCAGAAACTAGCCCAGAGTTTAAAGCCATTTTTCAATATGCCAACTCATTAAAATTAGCCATAGAACTTA
The genomic region above belongs to Marinicella rhabdoformis and contains:
- a CDS encoding TolC family protein, with the translated sequence MNNKPIRCLILLCLVAIAASGTVVAKENKVNISWLTAQIKKHPQVKAAKEVLNAQLYEADGLDKALYNPELSSDFGKEGAEKTYTLGINQTIDFTNKRKSKRQQAVFARISAQKNYELLLQDKMAQALNALVTWEANLKRSELVGQQEKQIEDLLEIIKRRINSGDLGELDAELTYLSLSKLFGETARMQAQLRRAEADLKELLPDWQNNTVDIPLNNWDTNTQRNYDDLIDQHPMVQVAKSQWEVAMLTAEVAKKEKKADPTIGLEAGKLGSEDVLSLTFSMPLYFRNNFSSQYKAANQQANAAESNYLAAIRKQQFAIEASKLALNEYRNRYQKWQTLMHGRAENSESLLQKQWNVGDISTTQYLLTLQQRTEGLLAGIELEQEYQFALIQLLLDTAQLYSTQETTEISK
- a CDS encoding efflux RND transporter periplasmic adaptor subunit; this encodes MNNIFKIAVFSLLAMLSMKPGYIQAQQHNHEQSSSKDHNQEKEHIHDEAETDEHEGEHEDEHGDEHEDEHGDEHGDEHGDEHGDEHGDEHGDEASSVTLTKEQQRLVNIKIESLSLRNLDYNIYAPGEIQANGYTSYLVSPRVDSVVMKRHKALGDHIQKGDELVTLFSESVAEAQATLKIASAEWQRVSQLGRKVVGDNRYITTKNDYELAKARLMAFGLSGKLINQSTSSLGEYTLNAKIDGAILSDDFQQGQRVEAGHALMLVSDESQLWVEARVQASVQLNLPVGTLAQVKVGDRFYPAEVSQEAHTIDENTRTRVIRLLINNPKDSLHPGEFADVYFNVSTKKAVTAVPENALMRTADGDWAVFVETERNQFAAQEVELGRVLGDFYEIFGLDVGTKVVTQGAFFVASESAKGGFDPHNH
- a CDS encoding efflux RND transporter permease subunit, whose translation is MLNKIIDWSVKNRLLVVLALIGMLAFAASFIPRLNLDAFPDVTNIQVSINTEAPGLASEEVEQLITFPIEAVMYALPDVQEVRSISKTGLSGITVVFKEGTDIYFARQLVFERLQSAKELIPEGVGTPEMGPNTSGLGQVYQYYLKADEDSNIGIMELRSLNDWVVKLLLMPVDGVTDVLSFGGQVKQYQVNLNPSRLLSYGLTQKEVIDALEDNNTNAGGWYMDRGQEQLVIRGVGWLSSGDDGLSELKQVPLKTVDGTVVTVADVSSVEFGSEIRQGAVTFTERTKNNGSQHFGEVVSGIILKRMGANTKVTIDGIKDRIPLIQQALPEGVTFEQIYDQSDLIEKAVSTVSKALTQAFIFIVIVLVLFLLNVRSVMLVLISIPLSVGMALTVMSYNGLSANLMSLGGLAVAIGMMVDGSVVMMENIFKHLTHQDDYHDEQNTKSESNENTALIQSNNNATVALRIQLAAREVAKPIFYAVSIIMVVFAPLFSLEGVEGKLFQPMAVSIMIAMAASFLISIIVVPALASYFFRKEVKTKTSPIIKVLEKAYRFVLEKAMKIKFVTIAIAVVLLISTLLLLSRLGTEFVPELEEGTINLRVTLAPSASLDTAIEVAPKLEKMILEFPEVTYAMSRIGRAEIGGDPEPVSNIEIYIGLKPVSEWSSADSRQDLQLLMEKRLESIPGLLFNFSQPIATRVDELLSGVKAQLAMKLFGSDLDVLASKGQEIVNAVQSVNGARDVAMEPIAGESQLVVKPNRRQLSRYGLSVGDLMKVVRDGIGGRGAGQIINGNERYDIYVRLGAQFRKNQFSIADLRLQSPTGAWVRLGEVADISIDSGPPQVRRDDVQRRVVIQANVQGRDMGSVVKDIRAAISSQVDLPTGYTVDIGGQFENQERAQKRLMIVVPISIGLIALLLYFAFNSVGQAALILVNLPLAMIGGIFALWVSGQYLSVPSSIGFITLFGVAVLNGVVMVEAINLRIKNTKEKLSKAIFDGAVSRLRPVLMTAITSALGLIPMLMSDGIGSEIQRPLATVIVGGLVTATFLTLFVLPVLFAWFSKGKIKQLKQHQ
- a CDS encoding heavy metal translocating P-type ATPase; translation: MVTWYIAAYLPVALPVIKETIKALKKGEVFTEFFLMSVATIGAMFIGQYPEGVAVMLFYAIGELFQNAAVNRAKKNITALLDVRPKTAHVLINSNYETVNPESVKVGDSIQVKVGEKVPLDGKLISDKASLNAAAITGESKPQSLTKAENVLAGSINLESVIEVEVEKLYNDSSVAKILNLVQNATAKKAKTELLIRRLAKIYTPIVVYLAIAICILPYFFVETYQFQDWLYRALVFLVISCPCALVISIPLGYFGGLGAASKNGILFKGATFMDTLTQVNTLVMDKTGTVTKGTFKVKQISISNDMTEDEFMSYVLSLEKTSTHPIAKAIMQYENTGDIFDANDVNEIAGKGLKGVVKNKTVLAGNKKLLDQFNIKTPGDIESIVDSIVLVAIDGDYAGFVTISDELKEDANQTILAIRNLGINEIVMLSGDKDSITQKIAGELSISQARGGLLPEDKLNHVEKLKEDSTKVIAFMGDGINDAPVLAASHLGIAMGANGSDVAIETADMIIQTDQPSKFVTGFNISKSTQGVIWQNIILAFGVKVLVLILGAAGLATLWQAVFADVGVALLAILNAVRLQKMKW